From a region of the Odoribacter splanchnicus DSM 20712 genome:
- a CDS encoding site-specific integrase, protein MQLRGEVTPHIGRHAFAVLAILKGMLLETLQKVFGHKSITYVLRIHSLVRRRRGNLFLEVAHLYDQRADQLSQLLIRACFNNCQFHTKILFKILNMRQSNAHPISFPNR, encoded by the coding sequence ACTCCGGGGCGAGGTCACCCCGCACATCGGACGCCACGCATTTGCCGTTCTGGCCATACTCAAGGGGATGCTGCTGGAAACTCTTCAGAAAGTGTTTGGGCATAAGTCCATCACATACGTCCTGCGCATCCATTCACTTGTCCGGCGCAGGCGGGGCAATCTTTTTCTGGAAGTCGCCCATCTGTACGACCAGCGTGCTGACCAGCTTTCTCAACTCCTAATACGCGCTTGTTTCAATAATTGTCAGTTCCATACTAAAATTCTTTTTAAGATTCTGAATATGCGACAAAGTAACGCACATCCTATATCCTTTCCAAACAGATAA